Proteins encoded together in one Clostridia bacterium window:
- the yedE gene encoding YedE family putative selenium transporter — protein sequence MYSVNKNLLIVLTGAVIGLSAALLVRLGNPPNMGYCIVCFVRDIAGALGLHRAATVQYLRPEILGLGLGAFLSAVIAGEFRVREGSAPFIRFLLGMFMMIGALVFLGCPLRAILRLAGGDLNAVAGLLGFFAGVAFGTQFLKAGFNLGRAHPSRFRAGGYAMPLIMIALLVLVVFKPVFNAEAGGPVFFSAKPPGSLHAPLVVSLVAGLIGGALAQRARLCLSAGFRDLLLVRDTYLLKGYGLIFLAALVANLFLGQFHLGFADQPVAHTSFLWNFLGLFLTGVCAVLLGGCPLRQIVLWGEGDGDAGLAFSGMLVGAGVAHNFMLASSPAGPTLYGQIAVGIGLAVAVAVGLAYREA from the coding sequence ATGTATTCGGTGAACAAGAATCTCCTCATTGTACTGACCGGAGCGGTCATAGGGCTTTCCGCCGCCCTGCTGGTGAGGCTGGGCAACCCCCCCAACATGGGCTACTGCATCGTCTGCTTCGTGCGGGACATCGCCGGAGCCCTCGGCCTGCACCGGGCGGCCACGGTGCAGTACCTCCGGCCGGAGATCCTGGGGCTGGGCCTTGGCGCCTTCCTTAGCGCCGTGATCGCCGGTGAGTTTCGGGTTAGAGAGGGCTCCGCGCCCTTCATCCGGTTCCTGCTGGGCATGTTCATGATGATCGGAGCCCTGGTGTTTCTGGGCTGCCCCCTCCGGGCCATACTGCGCCTGGCGGGAGGCGATCTCAACGCCGTCGCCGGCCTCCTGGGGTTCTTCGCCGGCGTGGCCTTCGGAACGCAATTCCTGAAGGCCGGGTTTAATTTGGGCCGCGCTCACCCGTCGCGGTTCCGGGCCGGGGGCTATGCCATGCCCCTGATAATGATCGCCCTGCTGGTATTGGTCGTCTTCAAGCCGGTATTCAACGCCGAGGCCGGAGGGCCGGTATTCTTCAGCGCCAAGCCGCCCGGATCTCTACACGCCCCGCTGGTAGTCTCTCTGGTGGCCGGCCTGATCGGAGGGGCGCTGGCCCAGCGGGCGCGGCTCTGCCTCAGCGCCGGTTTCCGGGACCTGTTGCTGGTGAGGGATACCTACTTGCTCAAGGGCTACGGCCTCATCTTCCTGGCGGCCCTGGTTGCCAACCTGTTCCTGGGACAATTCCACCTCGGCTTTGCCGACCAGCCGGTGGCCCACACCAGCTTCCTGTGGAACTTCCTGGGTCTGTTCCTCACCGGGGTCTGCGCGGTATTGCTGGGCGGCTGCCCGCTGCGGCAGATAGTGCTCTGGGGAGAAGGGGACGGCGATGCCGGACTCGCCTTCTCGGGCATGCTGGTGGGCGCGGGAGTGGCCCACAACTTCATGCTGGCCAGCAGCCCGGCCGGACCCACCCTGTACGGGCAGATCGCAGTAGGGATAGGCTTGGCGGTAGCAGTAGCCGTGGGTCTGGCATACCGGGAAGCATAG
- a CDS encoding cysteine desulfurase, whose protein sequence is MSRLVYLDNSATTPLRPEVREAMVQALESTWGNPSSRHGLGLAAEKAVNRARESIARALDVLPEEIVFTSGGTEANNLALKGAARALRRRGRHIITSAVEHPSVLNVCRQLEAEEGFEVTYLPVDAGGVVDAEGVARALRPDTVLVSLMHVNNEVGAIQPVEEVGRLLAARQDKVCFHVDAVQSFGRLRVKPRTWKADLLTLSAHKIGGPKGVGALYVRRGTRLVPLMSGGEQEGGLRPGTENVAGIVGFGTAAELAVREAPTVVPRLAALRQRLREGIEKEVGGVRYNGPPPEAAAPHILNLSFHVPAEWLLHFLEEEGIYVSSGAACHSRRPEPSHVLVAMGLEKPELESAIRFSLSFLTTEEDIDYTIAKLRGLVPELRRLAGSGGRP, encoded by the coding sequence GTGTCCCGGCTGGTGTATCTGGACAACAGTGCGACCACGCCGTTACGGCCCGAGGTGCGCGAGGCGATGGTGCAGGCCCTGGAATCTACCTGGGGAAACCCCTCCTCCCGTCACGGGCTGGGACTGGCGGCGGAAAAGGCAGTGAACCGGGCCCGGGAGAGCATTGCCCGGGCGCTGGACGTTCTGCCCGAGGAGATCGTATTTACCTCCGGAGGGACCGAGGCCAACAACCTGGCCCTGAAGGGAGCGGCCCGGGCGCTGAGACGGCGGGGAAGGCACATAATCACCAGCGCGGTGGAGCATCCCTCGGTGCTCAACGTTTGCCGGCAGCTCGAGGCCGAGGAGGGGTTTGAGGTCACCTACCTGCCGGTAGACGCGGGCGGGGTAGTGGACGCGGAAGGAGTGGCCCGGGCTCTCCGTCCGGATACGGTGCTGGTCAGCCTCATGCACGTCAATAACGAGGTGGGAGCGATCCAGCCCGTCGAGGAGGTGGGCCGGCTGCTCGCCGCCCGGCAGGACAAGGTATGCTTTCACGTGGACGCCGTCCAGTCTTTCGGCCGGCTGCGGGTGAAGCCCCGGACCTGGAAGGCGGATCTCCTGACCCTGAGCGCCCACAAGATAGGGGGTCCCAAGGGAGTGGGCGCGCTCTACGTGCGGCGGGGTACGCGACTGGTGCCCTTAATGAGTGGTGGGGAACAGGAGGGGGGCTTAAGGCCGGGCACGGAGAACGTTGCCGGTATCGTGGGGTTCGGGACGGCGGCCGAGCTGGCCGTCAGGGAGGCTCCCACGGTAGTGCCGCGGCTGGCGGCCCTGAGGCAGCGGCTGCGGGAAGGTATTGAGAAGGAGGTGGGAGGGGTCCGGTATAACGGCCCGCCTCCGGAGGCGGCAGCTCCTCACATTCTGAACCTCTCCTTTCACGTTCCGGCAGAGTGGCTGCTACATTTTCTGGAGGAGGAAGGCATATACGTATCCAGCGGGGCTGCCTGCCATTCCCGGAGGCCGGAGCCCAGCCACGTGCTGGTGGCCATGGGCTTGGAAAAGCCCGAACTGGAAAGCGCCATTCGCTTCAGCCTTTCTTTCTTGACTACCGAAGAAGATATTGACTACACTATAGCCAAGCTGCGGGGGCTGGTGCCGGAACTTCGCCGGTTGGCCGGGTCCGGTGGCCGTCCCTAG
- the thiI gene encoding tRNA 4-thiouridine(8) synthase ThiI, translating to MYQVVLVRYGEIALKGQNRYWFERTLLNNIRRHLKDLGPRRIGTVSGRVIVSLDGDWEEVKERLAPVCGIVSFSPARVVAKDMSAICRAALEEMSSLAFDGPATFKVEARRADKTFPFTSPELAREVGAFVLRHLPDLKVDLHRPRYRLSVELRREGTYVYTRVVPGQGGLPVGVSGRGVLMLSGGIDSPVAGFFAARRGVELVPLHFHSFPFTSERSKEKAVELCRVLARYAGPLRLHVAHFTDIQKAIVQLCPEELRVTIMRRMMLRVATRLAEAEGAIAIFTGESLGQVASQTMESLAVIGAVTDRPVLRPLIGFDKAEIVEKARELGTYEISIRPYEDCCTLFVPPHPATKPRREKVEAAESRLDVKGLVEGCLGRMEIIEIEPRFSGFREGFRAGGGEDACRQRTSKEGVEEIE from the coding sequence ATGTACCAGGTGGTGCTCGTCCGTTACGGCGAGATCGCCCTGAAAGGCCAGAACCGGTACTGGTTTGAGCGCACCCTCCTCAACAACATCCGGCGCCACCTGAAGGACTTGGGCCCCCGCCGCATAGGAACGGTAAGCGGTCGGGTCATTGTCTCCCTCGACGGCGACTGGGAAGAGGTTAAGGAGCGCCTGGCCCCGGTATGCGGTATAGTCTCCTTCAGCCCGGCCCGGGTGGTGGCCAAAGACATGTCGGCCATCTGCCGGGCGGCGTTGGAAGAGATGTCCTCGCTGGCCTTTGACGGTCCGGCTACTTTTAAGGTAGAGGCTCGCCGGGCGGACAAGACCTTTCCCTTTACCTCACCGGAACTGGCGCGGGAGGTGGGTGCCTTCGTACTGCGGCACCTGCCCGATCTCAAGGTTGATCTTCACCGGCCCCGATACCGCCTTTCGGTGGAGTTGCGGCGGGAGGGCACCTACGTTTACACCCGCGTGGTTCCCGGCCAGGGCGGGCTCCCGGTGGGAGTAAGCGGCCGGGGGGTGCTGATGCTTTCCGGAGGGATCGATAGCCCCGTGGCCGGATTTTTTGCCGCCCGGCGGGGGGTAGAGCTGGTTCCCCTGCATTTTCACAGCTTTCCCTTTACCAGCGAGCGCTCCAAGGAAAAGGCGGTAGAACTTTGCCGGGTGTTGGCGCGCTACGCCGGCCCTTTAAGGCTACACGTCGCCCACTTTACCGACATCCAGAAGGCCATAGTACAGCTCTGTCCGGAGGAACTGCGGGTGACCATCATGCGCCGGATGATGCTCCGGGTGGCCACCCGACTGGCCGAGGCGGAGGGTGCCATAGCCATCTTTACCGGTGAGAGCCTGGGTCAGGTGGCCAGCCAGACCATGGAGAGTCTGGCGGTTATCGGTGCCGTGACCGACCGGCCTGTCCTGAGGCCGCTGATCGGTTTCGATAAGGCGGAGATAGTGGAAAAGGCCCGCGAACTGGGCACCTACGAGATATCCATCCGGCCTTACGAGGATTGCTGCACGCTATTCGTGCCTCCCCATCCTGCCACCAAGCCCCGGAGGGAGAAGGTGGAGGCGGCGGAGTCGCGCCTGGACGTAAAAGGCCTGGTGGAGGGCTGCCTGGGCAGAATGGAAATCATAGAGATCGAACCCCGTTTTTCGGGATTTCGGGAAGGATTCCGGGCAGGTGGGGGAGAAGATGCTTGCCGGCAACGGACGAGCAAGGAAGGGGTAGAAGAGATTGAGTAA
- a CDS encoding YqeG family HAD IIIA-type phosphatase, with amino-acid sequence MPLGKLGRRLQPDLQVNRLTDVPLESLWHRGIRALIVDLDNTVTYWNSPVISETVQAWFRAARERGFALCLSSNNVRTRAAGIAQTLQVPVVSGARKPRRRAFRQMLEILGSRPEETAVIGDQVFTDVLGGKRLGLYTVLVRPLGSQEFLLTRFLRRLERLVMRYWGAGET; translated from the coding sequence GTGCCGCTGGGTAAGCTGGGCCGCAGACTGCAACCCGATCTTCAGGTGAATCGCCTCACCGACGTGCCCCTGGAGAGCCTGTGGCATCGGGGCATACGGGCCCTCATTGTGGATCTGGACAACACCGTAACCTACTGGAACAGCCCGGTTATATCGGAAACGGTTCAGGCCTGGTTTCGGGCGGCGCGGGAGCGGGGCTTTGCCCTCTGCCTCAGCTCTAATAACGTGCGTACCCGGGCGGCGGGCATCGCTCAGACCTTACAGGTGCCGGTGGTGTCCGGGGCGCGCAAGCCTCGTCGCCGGGCCTTCCGGCAGATGTTGGAAATTTTGGGCAGCCGTCCGGAAGAAACCGCCGTGATCGGCGATCAGGTATTCACCGACGTCCTGGGGGGCAAGCGGCTGGGGCTCTATACCGTACTGGTGCGGCCGCTGGGCTCGCAGGAGTTTCTGCTTACCCGCTTTTTGCGCCGTCTGGAGCGGCTGGTCATGCGCTATTGGGGGGCCGGGGAAACTTGA
- a CDS encoding shikimate dehydrogenase — translation MITGRTFVLGVIGWPVEHSVSPAMHNAALAALNLDGVYVAFPVPPAEVGAALEGLWALGVRGANVTIPHKQAVLPHLSGLSPEARAAGAVNTLVRGDTGWVGYNTDGPGFMRALAEELGSPTSGLRALLLGAGGAARAVAFALAGAGAEAVTVANRSRERGQALVRDLADRTRASVRLVPLEPEALAGALAESDLLVNCLPVGMYPRSEEMPPVPADKLVPPLMVCDLIYNPRPTRLLLTARAQGCRVMDGLAMLVAQGALAFELWTGRQPPKNVMRKAAEEALGQGGGRDGRLDGSGVGSDHPAREASGCRFREG, via the coding sequence ATGATTACGGGCCGGACCTTCGTCTTGGGCGTGATAGGCTGGCCGGTAGAGCACAGCGTTTCGCCGGCCATGCATAATGCCGCTCTGGCGGCCTTGAATCTGGACGGGGTTTACGTGGCCTTCCCCGTGCCCCCGGCCGAGGTGGGTGCGGCCCTAGAGGGGCTTTGGGCCCTGGGAGTGAGAGGGGCGAACGTGACCATTCCCCATAAGCAGGCGGTGCTGCCCCACCTGAGCGGCCTCAGTCCCGAGGCGCGGGCTGCCGGCGCGGTCAATACCCTGGTTCGCGGGGACACGGGCTGGGTAGGGTATAACACCGACGGCCCCGGCTTCATGCGGGCCCTGGCCGAGGAACTGGGGTCTCCGACGTCCGGGCTCCGGGCACTACTGCTCGGCGCCGGCGGCGCGGCCCGGGCCGTGGCCTTTGCCCTGGCCGGAGCCGGTGCGGAGGCCGTCACCGTGGCCAACCGCAGCCGGGAGCGGGGACAGGCTCTGGTGCGGGATCTGGCCGACCGCACCCGGGCTTCGGTACGCCTTGTCCCCTTGGAACCCGAAGCGCTGGCCGGGGCCCTTGCCGAAAGCGACCTCCTGGTAAACTGCCTGCCGGTGGGCATGTACCCCCGTTCGGAGGAAATGCCGCCCGTCCCGGCAGATAAGCTGGTGCCGCCCCTGATGGTCTGCGACCTCATCTACAACCCGCGGCCTACGCGCCTGCTGCTAACCGCCCGGGCGCAGGGCTGCCGGGTCATGGACGGGCTGGCCATGCTGGTGGCGCAGGGAGCGCTGGCCTTCGAGCTTTGGACCGGGCGGCAACCGCCCAAAAACGTGATGCGGAAGGCGGCCGAAGAGGCCTTGGGGCAGGGTGGGGGCCGGGACGGCCGTTTGGACGGCAGCGGGGTGGGTTCAGACCACCCGGCGCGAGAGGCATCCGGGTGCCGATTCCGGGAGGGGTAG
- the aroC gene encoding chorismate synthase, which produces MPGGVGVGSLRFLTAGESHGPQLTVLVEGIPAGLSLEAEYINGWLFRRQQGYGRGGRMTIERDRAEIVAGVRGGITLGSPVALVIRNRDWENWREVMAPGPEARLQDRVVTRPRPGHADLAGAMKYRHTDLRNVLERASARETAARVAAGAVAARLLEAAGVALAGHVVQIGPVRAEVGLNPDVLGRARSSPVFCADPQAETNMMAAIDRAREEGDTLGGVFEVVAWGIPPGLGSYAHWDRRLDGRLAQALMSIPGIRGVEIGLGFAAASRPGSEVHDPIFWEPGRGFSRGSNHAGGLEGGVTNGEPLVLRAAMKPIPTLARPLASVDLRDRKPVSAAYERSDVCAVPAASVVGEAMAALVLADALLEKVGGDHLEELKLNLENYRRYLAAFGGVERDSRG; this is translated from the coding sequence ATTCCGGGAGGGGTAGGCGTGGGCAGCCTCCGTTTCCTGACCGCAGGAGAGTCGCACGGGCCCCAGCTCACCGTGCTGGTGGAGGGAATACCCGCGGGGCTTTCCCTGGAGGCAGAATACATAAACGGCTGGCTTTTTCGGCGGCAGCAGGGCTACGGCCGGGGCGGCCGCATGACCATCGAGCGCGACCGCGCGGAGATAGTGGCCGGTGTCCGGGGCGGGATCACCCTGGGCTCCCCGGTGGCGCTGGTTATTCGCAATCGCGACTGGGAGAACTGGCGCGAAGTAATGGCTCCCGGACCCGAGGCCAGGCTTCAGGATCGGGTGGTAACCCGGCCCAGGCCCGGCCATGCCGATCTGGCCGGGGCGATGAAATACCGCCATACCGACCTGCGCAACGTGCTGGAGCGGGCCAGCGCCCGAGAGACGGCGGCCAGAGTGGCGGCCGGCGCGGTGGCGGCACGGCTGTTGGAGGCTGCCGGGGTGGCACTGGCGGGGCACGTGGTTCAGATCGGTCCGGTGCGGGCGGAGGTGGGCCTGAATCCGGACGTTCTAGGCCGTGCCCGTTCTTCTCCGGTGTTCTGCGCCGATCCGCAGGCGGAAACGAACATGATGGCGGCCATTGACCGCGCCAGGGAAGAGGGGGATACCCTGGGCGGCGTTTTCGAGGTGGTTGCCTGGGGGATTCCGCCCGGACTAGGGAGCTACGCCCACTGGGACCGGAGGCTGGACGGCAGGCTGGCCCAGGCCCTGATGAGTATTCCCGGAATCAGGGGGGTAGAGATCGGGCTGGGTTTTGCGGCCGCCTCCCGGCCGGGCTCGGAAGTCCACGACCCGATTTTCTGGGAGCCGGGGCGCGGGTTTTCCCGCGGCAGCAATCACGCCGGCGGGCTGGAGGGCGGGGTCACCAACGGCGAGCCCCTGGTGCTGCGGGCGGCGATGAAGCCCATCCCCACTCTGGCCCGGCCTTTGGCCAGCGTGGATCTCCGCGACCGAAAACCGGTTTCGGCCGCCTACGAGAGGTCGGACGTGTGCGCGGTGCCGGCGGCCAGCGTGGTGGGCGAGGCCATGGCGGCTCTGGTGCTGGCCGACGCCCTCCTGGAGAAGGTAGGCGGAGATCACCTGGAGGAGCTAAAGCTGAACTTGGAAAACTACCGCCGGTACCTGGCGGCCTTCGGCGGGGTGGAACGAGATAGCCGAGGATAG
- a CDS encoding shikimate kinase — MIGFMGVGKTAVGRYLAAVLNRRFVDVDLEVERVTGLGIPEIFARYGEPRFREEEARALARVCRHRGQVIATGGGAVLRPENAEALRRAGVVVWLRADPEAIYRRVGPGGGRPLLAGANARERIRELLAQREPCYRACAHMAVDTTGRSVEEVAAEIVRRLGFAGEAAPVEKEEKR, encoded by the coding sequence TTGATCGGCTTCATGGGCGTGGGGAAGACCGCGGTGGGCAGGTACCTGGCCGCGGTTCTTAATCGGCGGTTTGTAGACGTGGACCTGGAGGTGGAGCGCGTCACCGGGCTCGGAATACCGGAGATCTTCGCCCGGTACGGAGAACCCCGCTTCCGGGAAGAGGAGGCCCGCGCGCTGGCACGCGTATGCCGGCACCGGGGACAGGTGATCGCCACCGGCGGCGGAGCGGTGCTGCGGCCGGAGAACGCCGAGGCCCTGCGCCGGGCGGGAGTGGTGGTGTGGCTTAGGGCCGATCCGGAGGCCATATACCGACGGGTTGGGCCGGGAGGCGGCCGGCCGCTCCTGGCCGGAGCAAATGCCCGGGAGCGCATTCGGGAATTATTGGCCCAGCGCGAGCCCTGCTACCGGGCCTGCGCCCATATGGCGGTGGATACTACCGGCCGCTCGGTAGAAGAGGTGGCGGCGGAGATTGTCCGGCGGCTCGGGTTCGCCGGCGAAGCCGCGCCCGTCGAAAAGGAGGAAAAGCGGTGA
- the aroB gene encoding 3-dehydroquinate synthase, translating into MRRELWVELGARRYPIYIGRGILGDLGGLVRLVSPSPSPVLVVSNSTVQGLFGARIEAALGEAGRRFGWALVPDSEEAKSLSVLGDLYERAVALGLDRRSAVIALGGGVVGDVAGFLAATYLRGVAYAQIPTTLLAQVDSSVGGKVAVNLPQGKNLVGAFYQPRLVLADLDTLASLPAREWRCGLAEVVKYGVIGDPDLFALLEERGFVLADFTGRADGEGTKGAPDQVDRSRKRPGDSSEATVARTQAGGSSRLDSDVAGLLEEIVWRCCRLKAQVVARDEREEEGHRMILNFGHTVGHALEALTGYRDWRHGEAVAVGMAVEGYLAVLLGRWGRDELDRLESLLRLFSLPTRLPPGLAPEAILAAMHRDKKVVGGNLTLVVPRRLGEVEVVRGIPEEKVLMALQAYA; encoded by the coding sequence GTGAGGCGGGAGCTGTGGGTAGAGCTGGGGGCGCGGCGTTACCCCATCTACATCGGCCGGGGTATCCTGGGCGACCTCGGCGGCCTGGTTCGGCTTGTCTCGCCTTCCCCTTCCCCCGTGCTGGTGGTATCCAATTCCACGGTACAGGGACTCTTCGGCGCCCGCATCGAGGCCGCCCTCGGCGAGGCCGGCCGGCGCTTCGGGTGGGCCTTGGTGCCCGATTCCGAGGAGGCCAAGAGCCTTTCCGTTCTAGGCGACCTTTACGAGCGCGCCGTGGCGCTGGGGCTGGACCGGCGCTCGGCGGTAATCGCCCTGGGCGGAGGGGTGGTGGGGGACGTGGCCGGCTTTCTGGCCGCCACCTACCTGCGGGGCGTGGCCTACGCTCAGATTCCCACCACCCTGCTGGCGCAGGTGGATTCCTCCGTGGGCGGCAAAGTGGCGGTTAACCTTCCCCAGGGCAAGAACCTGGTAGGGGCGTTTTACCAGCCGCGCCTGGTGCTGGCGGATCTGGACACCCTGGCGAGCCTGCCGGCCCGGGAGTGGCGCTGCGGCCTGGCGGAGGTAGTGAAGTACGGGGTCATAGGCGATCCGGATCTTTTTGCCCTGCTGGAAGAAAGGGGCTTTGTCCTGGCCGACTTCACGGGCCGCGCCGACGGCGAAGGGACCAAAGGGGCGCCTGACCAGGTAGACCGATCCCGAAAGCGGCCCGGTGACTCCTCCGAAGCCACGGTCGCCCGAACCCAGGCAGGCGGCTCCTCTCGGCTGGACTCTGACGTAGCCGGACTCCTGGAGGAGATCGTGTGGCGGTGCTGCCGTCTAAAGGCCCAAGTGGTGGCCCGGGACGAGCGGGAAGAAGAGGGTCACCGGATGATCCTGAACTTCGGCCATACCGTGGGCCACGCCCTGGAAGCGCTGACCGGTTACCGGGACTGGCGCCACGGCGAAGCGGTGGCCGTGGGCATGGCGGTGGAAGGGTACCTGGCGGTGCTTCTAGGCCGATGGGGCCGGGACGAACTCGACCGGTTGGAATCGCTGTTGCGCCTTTTTTCCCTTCCCACGCGGCTGCCGCCGGGCCTGGCGCCCGAGGCCATCCTGGCGGCCATGCACCGGGATAAGAAGGTCGTGGGCGGCAATCTTACCCTGGTTGTGCCGCGCCGCCTTGGGGAGGTGGAGGTGGTGCGCGGGATTCCAGAGGAGAAGGTACTGATGGCCTTGCAGGCGTACGCCTGA
- a CDS encoding GspE/PulE family protein: MRVVRKRLGELLLEAGLVSEEQLERALAEQKGTGERLGKLLIRQGVVTEQDIINLLEVQLGIPQVRLLPGSLDRSLARILPEPLARRYLVAPVRLEGNRLVVAMADPLNVTAVDDLRLRTGRDILPAIASEADIERAFSELYGQALSVEELASAEEGEGTRVLQAEVFDLDRSGTAAGVDAPVVKLVNGLLQQALRERASDVHLEPMAEGVRVRYRVDGALRPVMTLPRAHHAPVVSRIKVMAGMDIAEKRLPQDGRVQIRAQGRQVDLRVSTLPTIFGEKVAIRLLDRASAYLALDDLGFGSEALARYRKLIRRAYGMILVTGPTGSGKTTTLYATLREINTPEKNIITIEDPVEYVLEGINQIRVNPKAGLTFALGLRSILRQDPDVIMVGEIRDRETADIAIRSANTGHLVLSTLHTNDAAGALTRLLDMGVEPFLVASSVIGVVAQRLVRTLCRHCRRPYEVPAGGEEHLLLGEGIKTPLTLYRAAGCPECAGTGYLGRTAILEVMPMTSALRRLVLARASGEEIAAQAVAEGMITLWEDGLAKVRRGLTTMAEVVRVAYAGE; this comes from the coding sequence GTGAGGGTGGTGCGAAAGCGTCTGGGTGAACTGTTGTTGGAAGCGGGCTTGGTAAGCGAGGAGCAGCTGGAGCGCGCCCTGGCGGAGCAGAAGGGCACGGGAGAACGGTTGGGGAAGCTGTTGATCCGTCAGGGTGTGGTGACGGAGCAGGACATCATCAACCTCCTGGAGGTTCAACTGGGCATACCCCAGGTGCGCCTGCTTCCCGGCTCACTCGACCGCAGTCTGGCCCGCATCCTGCCGGAACCGCTGGCCAGGCGGTACCTAGTGGCTCCGGTACGCCTGGAGGGGAACCGGCTGGTGGTGGCCATGGCGGATCCTCTGAACGTGACCGCGGTTGACGATCTCCGGCTGAGGACGGGGCGGGATATTCTCCCCGCCATCGCCTCCGAAGCGGACATCGAGCGCGCCTTTTCCGAGCTTTACGGCCAGGCCCTGTCTGTGGAAGAGCTGGCCAGCGCCGAGGAGGGCGAGGGTACGCGGGTACTGCAGGCGGAGGTGTTCGATCTGGACCGTTCGGGCACCGCCGCCGGGGTAGACGCTCCGGTGGTCAAGTTGGTGAACGGCCTGCTTCAGCAGGCGCTTCGGGAGCGCGCCAGCGACGTGCACCTGGAGCCCATGGCAGAAGGGGTCAGGGTACGCTATCGGGTAGACGGCGCCCTGCGGCCGGTCATGACCCTGCCCCGGGCCCACCATGCTCCGGTGGTGTCGCGCATAAAGGTTATGGCCGGCATGGATATAGCCGAGAAAAGGCTTCCCCAGGACGGCAGAGTGCAAATCCGGGCACAAGGCCGGCAGGTAGACCTCAGAGTTTCGACCCTACCCACCATTTTCGGAGAAAAAGTCGCCATAAGGCTTTTGGACCGGGCCTCGGCCTATCTGGCCCTGGATGATCTGGGCTTCGGATCGGAGGCGCTGGCCCGCTATCGGAAACTGATCCGTCGCGCCTACGGTATGATCCTGGTCACCGGGCCCACCGGCAGCGGGAAGACCACCACCCTCTACGCCACTCTGAGGGAGATCAACACTCCGGAGAAGAACATCATTACCATAGAAGACCCGGTGGAGTACGTACTCGAGGGCATTAACCAGATCCGGGTTAACCCCAAGGCCGGGCTTACCTTTGCCTTAGGGCTTCGTTCCATCCTGCGACAGGATCCCGACGTGATCATGGTGGGCGAAATCCGCGATCGGGAAACCGCGGACATCGCCATCCGTTCTGCCAACACCGGGCACCTGGTGCTGAGCACCCTCCATACCAATGACGCGGCTGGAGCCCTGACCCGGCTCCTGGACATGGGGGTGGAGCCATTTCTTGTAGCTTCTTCGGTAATTGGGGTGGTGGCCCAGCGTTTGGTGCGTACCTTGTGCCGGCACTGCCGGCGGCCGTATGAGGTACCGGCCGGTGGAGAGGAGCACCTGCTCCTGGGCGAAGGAATTAAGACCCCCCTGACCCTCTACCGGGCGGCGGGTTGCCCCGAGTGTGCGGGAACGGGGTACCTGGGTCGAACGGCCATCCTGGAAGTCATGCCCATGACCAGTGCCCTGCGACGCCTGGTGCTCGCGCGTGCTTCCGGTGAGGAAATTGCCGCCCAGGCCGTGGCCGAAGGCATGATAACCCTCTGGGAAGACGGTCTGGCCAAGGTACGCCGGGGGCTGACTACCATGGCGGAAGTGGTTCGGGTAGCATACGCCGGCGAATGA